The bacterium genome has a segment encoding these proteins:
- a CDS encoding PaaI family thioesterase: MHHPFAELIGLIVEEQRAGFSRCSLQVAEHHRNPHEVVHGAVIYALADTGMGAALYPTLTEGEICATIEVKINYFKPVTSGLITCITEVVNRGRTVANLQSQVFSGETLVAQANGNYSILVLRKNET; this comes from the coding sequence ATGCACCACCCGTTCGCAGAGCTCATTGGCCTCATCGTTGAAGAGCAGCGCGCTGGCTTTAGCAGGTGCAGTTTGCAGGTAGCGGAGCACCACCGTAACCCGCACGAGGTCGTACATGGCGCAGTAATCTACGCGCTCGCCGACACGGGCATGGGCGCGGCGCTTTACCCGACGCTGACCGAAGGCGAGATCTGCGCCACCATCGAAGTGAAGATCAACTACTTCAAGCCCGTTACTTCCGGCCTTATCACGTGCATCACCGAAGTCGTCAATAGAGGCAGGACCGTTGCCAACCTCCAGTCACAGGTCTTCTCGGGGGAAACGCTCGTCGCTCAGGCAAATGGCAACTACTCAATCTTGGTGCTGCGCAAGAATGAGACCTGA